In a genomic window of Zonotrichia albicollis isolate bZonAlb1 chromosome 7, bZonAlb1.hap1, whole genome shotgun sequence:
- the MCMBP gene encoding mini-chromosome maintenance complex-binding protein isoform X1: MPCVGDWLNSPLSIVQGIFAQNAPNSDWEKKVTEYFKEKLKENNATNWVPSLNDVPVHYLKPNSLVKFRCMVQDMFDPEFYMGVYETVDPNTNARVLHFGKYRDVAECGPQQEIDLNSSQTVTSERQTFYCVPVPGESAWVKEAYISASQARVSPSTSYTPSRHKRSYEEDEDMDLHPSKQKEQHMGSGGDIHGCVEAKRLETEASAGHHVISPNCSPPLDLNFPLPGEKGPACLVKIYESWESFKVNDVLEVFGVLSVDPVLSIVSSEERDSSSLDPMECMDTMEEQRVHSPPASLVPRIHVILAQKLQHINPLLPACLNEEESKTFVSNFMSELSPVRAELLGFLTHALLGDSLAAEYLILHLISTVYGRRDVLPLGKFTVNLSGCPRSSAFSEHLYRLIQQLVPASYHLRMSIESMNHSRFIPHKDYAANRLVSGLLQLASHTSLVIDETQLEQGQLDTAGVHNVTALGNLITWQKVDYDFNYHRMEFPCNINVLITSEGRSLLPSDCQVHLQPQIIPPNMEEYMSSLLTAVLPSVLNKFRIYLSLLRLLDYSISDEVTKAVEEDFVEMRKNNPESVTADDLHKMLLVARFLSLSAGQTTLSRERWLRAKQLEALRKARLQQQQCVNGNEL; this comes from the exons AAAATGCTCCAAACTCTGACTGGGAGAAGAAGGTAACCGAATACTTCaaggagaaattaaaagaaaataatgctaCTAACTGG GTCCCATCACTGAATGATGTTCCTGTACATTACCTGAAACCCAACAGCTTAGTGAAATTTCGCTGCATGGTTCAAGATATGTTTGATCCTGAGTTTTACATGGGAGTCTATGAAACAGTTGACCCAAACACAAATGCACGG GTTTTGCATTTTGGTAAATACAGAGATGTGGCAGAATGTGGG CCTCAGCAGGAAATTGATTTGAACTCCTCACAAACAGTCACCTCGGAGAGACAGACTTTCTACTGTGTTCCAGTGCCTGGTGAATCTGCATGGGTGAAGGAA GCCTACATCAGTGCCAGCCAGGCCCGGGTGAGCCCCTCCACCTCCTACACCCCCAGCCGCCACAAGAGGAGCTACGAGGAGGACGAGGACATGGACCTGCATCCCTCCAAACAGAAGGAGCAGCACATGG GCAGTGGAGGTGATATCCATGGATGTGTGGAGGCAAAGAGATTAGAAACAGAAGCTTCTGCAGGCCATCATGTCATTTCTCCCAACTGCTCCCCTCCACTTGACCTAAATTTTCCCTTGCCAGGAGAGAAGGGACCAGCATGTCTTGTAAAG ATCTATGAGAGCTGGGAGAGCTTCAAAGTCAATGATGTGCTGGAGGTGTTTGGTGTTCTGTCTGTGGACCCAGTGCTGAGCATAGTGAGCAGTGAAGAGAG ggacagctccagcctggatCCCATGGAGTGCATGGACACCATGGAGGAGCAGAGGGTGCACAGCCCCCCAGCCTCCCTGGTGCCCAGGATCCACGTCATTCTGGCCCAGAAGCTGCAGCACATTAACCCcttgctgcctgcctgccttaACGAAGAGGAGAGCAAaacct TTGTTTCTAATTTCATGTCTGAGCTGTCACCAGTGAGAGCAGAGTTGCTGGGGTTCCTCACCCATGCCCTCTTGGGAGACAGTTTGGCTGCTGAATACCTGATACTGCATCTCATTTCTACAGT CTATGGCAGACGGGATGTGCTTCCTCTGGGAAAATTCACCGTCAACCTGAGCGGCTGTCCCCGGAGCAGCGCCTTCAGCGAGCACCTGTACCGCCTCAtccagcagctggtgccagca TCCTACCACCTGCGCATGAGCATCGAGAGCATGAACCACTCGCGCTTCATCCCCCACAAGGACTACGCTGCCAACCGCCTGGTCAgcgggctgctgcagctggccaGCCACACCTCCCTGGTCATCGACGAgacccagctggagcagggacagctggacACTGCAG GTGTCCATAAtgtgacagccctggggaaCCTGATCACCTGGCAGAAGGTGGATTATGACTTCAATTACCACCGGATGGAATTCCCATGCAACATTAATGTGCTGATCACTTCCGAGGGCCGCTCGCTGCTGCCG tcAGATTGCCAAGTCCACTTACAGCCACAGATAATTCCCCCAAACATGGAAGAGTACATGAGCAGCCTCCtcactgcagtgctgccctCCGTGCTGAACAAATTCCGAATTTACCTGAGTTTGTTGAGGCTGCTGGACTACAGTATATCTGATGAGGTGACCAAG GCAGTGGAAGAAGACTTTGTGGAAATGCGCAAGAACAACCCCGAGAGCGTCACGGCCGATGACCTGCACAAAATGCTGCTGGTGGCCAG gtTCCTGTCGCTCAGCGCGGGGCAGACGACGCTGTCCAGGGAGCGGTGGCTGCGGGCGAAGCAGCTGGAGGCGCTGCgcaaggccaggctgcagcagcagcaatgtgtCAATGGCAATGAACTTTAA
- the MCMBP gene encoding mini-chromosome maintenance complex-binding protein isoform X2, producing the protein MPCVGDWLNSPLSIVQGIFAQNAPNSDWEKKVTEYFKEKLKENNATNWVPSLNDVPVHYLKPNSLVKFRCMVQDMFDPEFYMGVYETVDPNTNARVLHFGKYRDVAECGPQQEIDLNSSQTVTSERQTFYCVPVPGESAWVKEISASQARVSPSTSYTPSRHKRSYEEDEDMDLHPSKQKEQHMGSGGDIHGCVEAKRLETEASAGHHVISPNCSPPLDLNFPLPGEKGPACLVKIYESWESFKVNDVLEVFGVLSVDPVLSIVSSEERDSSSLDPMECMDTMEEQRVHSPPASLVPRIHVILAQKLQHINPLLPACLNEEESKTFVSNFMSELSPVRAELLGFLTHALLGDSLAAEYLILHLISTVYGRRDVLPLGKFTVNLSGCPRSSAFSEHLYRLIQQLVPASYHLRMSIESMNHSRFIPHKDYAANRLVSGLLQLASHTSLVIDETQLEQGQLDTAGVHNVTALGNLITWQKVDYDFNYHRMEFPCNINVLITSEGRSLLPSDCQVHLQPQIIPPNMEEYMSSLLTAVLPSVLNKFRIYLSLLRLLDYSISDEVTKAVEEDFVEMRKNNPESVTADDLHKMLLVARFLSLSAGQTTLSRERWLRAKQLEALRKARLQQQQCVNGNEL; encoded by the exons AAAATGCTCCAAACTCTGACTGGGAGAAGAAGGTAACCGAATACTTCaaggagaaattaaaagaaaataatgctaCTAACTGG GTCCCATCACTGAATGATGTTCCTGTACATTACCTGAAACCCAACAGCTTAGTGAAATTTCGCTGCATGGTTCAAGATATGTTTGATCCTGAGTTTTACATGGGAGTCTATGAAACAGTTGACCCAAACACAAATGCACGG GTTTTGCATTTTGGTAAATACAGAGATGTGGCAGAATGTGGG CCTCAGCAGGAAATTGATTTGAACTCCTCACAAACAGTCACCTCGGAGAGACAGACTTTCTACTGTGTTCCAGTGCCTGGTGAATCTGCATGGGTGAAGGAAAT CAGTGCCAGCCAGGCCCGGGTGAGCCCCTCCACCTCCTACACCCCCAGCCGCCACAAGAGGAGCTACGAGGAGGACGAGGACATGGACCTGCATCCCTCCAAACAGAAGGAGCAGCACATGG GCAGTGGAGGTGATATCCATGGATGTGTGGAGGCAAAGAGATTAGAAACAGAAGCTTCTGCAGGCCATCATGTCATTTCTCCCAACTGCTCCCCTCCACTTGACCTAAATTTTCCCTTGCCAGGAGAGAAGGGACCAGCATGTCTTGTAAAG ATCTATGAGAGCTGGGAGAGCTTCAAAGTCAATGATGTGCTGGAGGTGTTTGGTGTTCTGTCTGTGGACCCAGTGCTGAGCATAGTGAGCAGTGAAGAGAG ggacagctccagcctggatCCCATGGAGTGCATGGACACCATGGAGGAGCAGAGGGTGCACAGCCCCCCAGCCTCCCTGGTGCCCAGGATCCACGTCATTCTGGCCCAGAAGCTGCAGCACATTAACCCcttgctgcctgcctgccttaACGAAGAGGAGAGCAAaacct TTGTTTCTAATTTCATGTCTGAGCTGTCACCAGTGAGAGCAGAGTTGCTGGGGTTCCTCACCCATGCCCTCTTGGGAGACAGTTTGGCTGCTGAATACCTGATACTGCATCTCATTTCTACAGT CTATGGCAGACGGGATGTGCTTCCTCTGGGAAAATTCACCGTCAACCTGAGCGGCTGTCCCCGGAGCAGCGCCTTCAGCGAGCACCTGTACCGCCTCAtccagcagctggtgccagca TCCTACCACCTGCGCATGAGCATCGAGAGCATGAACCACTCGCGCTTCATCCCCCACAAGGACTACGCTGCCAACCGCCTGGTCAgcgggctgctgcagctggccaGCCACACCTCCCTGGTCATCGACGAgacccagctggagcagggacagctggacACTGCAG GTGTCCATAAtgtgacagccctggggaaCCTGATCACCTGGCAGAAGGTGGATTATGACTTCAATTACCACCGGATGGAATTCCCATGCAACATTAATGTGCTGATCACTTCCGAGGGCCGCTCGCTGCTGCCG tcAGATTGCCAAGTCCACTTACAGCCACAGATAATTCCCCCAAACATGGAAGAGTACATGAGCAGCCTCCtcactgcagtgctgccctCCGTGCTGAACAAATTCCGAATTTACCTGAGTTTGTTGAGGCTGCTGGACTACAGTATATCTGATGAGGTGACCAAG GCAGTGGAAGAAGACTTTGTGGAAATGCGCAAGAACAACCCCGAGAGCGTCACGGCCGATGACCTGCACAAAATGCTGCTGGTGGCCAG gtTCCTGTCGCTCAGCGCGGGGCAGACGACGCTGTCCAGGGAGCGGTGGCTGCGGGCGAAGCAGCTGGAGGCGCTGCgcaaggccaggctgcagcagcagcaatgtgtCAATGGCAATGAACTTTAA